A single window of Nocardia sp. NBC_01327 DNA harbors:
- a CDS encoding ABC transporter permease, translating to MTRILRTGLPPVLFGVTMLALWQLLTVAAGVPSFLLPSPSAIAEAFSSNFDAIAKAAVATGTNALIGLFVGAFLGIAAAMLAVRFDVVGGLLGALSAGAAAVPIVALAPLLNSMYSTTTDFPRRLVAAIVVFFPVFVSTVRGLRQVPQVQSDLMTAYAATGWQITRTVRLPAALPHLFTGLRIAAPGAVIAAIIAEYFGGLQHGLGSRITSAAANTAYPRASAYVTAAMILGLLFLTAVLVLEQLTRRPRTTLWRSK from the coding sequence GTGACCCGCATACTCCGAACCGGCCTGCCGCCGGTGCTCTTCGGCGTGACCATGCTCGCACTCTGGCAGTTGCTCACTGTCGCGGCGGGTGTGCCGTCCTTTCTGTTGCCCTCGCCATCGGCGATCGCCGAGGCCTTCTCCAGTAATTTCGACGCCATCGCCAAGGCCGCCGTGGCCACCGGAACCAATGCGCTCATCGGGCTTTTCGTCGGCGCGTTCCTCGGCATCGCCGCCGCCATGCTGGCGGTCCGGTTCGACGTGGTCGGCGGTCTGCTCGGTGCGCTCTCGGCGGGCGCGGCGGCGGTGCCGATCGTGGCGCTCGCACCGCTGCTGAACTCCATGTACTCCACGACCACCGATTTCCCGCGCCGGCTGGTCGCCGCGATCGTGGTGTTCTTCCCGGTATTCGTCAGCACCGTCCGGGGATTGCGCCAGGTACCGCAGGTGCAGTCCGACCTCATGACCGCGTACGCCGCCACCGGGTGGCAGATCACCCGCACCGTCCGACTGCCCGCCGCCCTGCCACACCTGTTCACCGGTTTGCGGATTGCCGCGCCGGGCGCCGTGATCGCGGCCATCATCGCCGAATACTTCGGCGGCCTGCAGCACGGACTCGGCAGTCGTATCACCTCCGCCGCCGCCAATACCGCCTATCCCCGCGCCTCGGCCTATGTCACCGCCGCCATGATCCTGGGCCTGCTGTTCCTGACCGCCGTGCTGGTACTCGAACAGCTCACTCGCCGACCCCGCACCACCCTCTGGAGATCGAAATGA
- a CDS encoding ABC transporter ATP-binding protein → MTVEASVAEEPPAPADSVSAVELSAVGKIFTAGAVTALREVSLTVAAGEFVSLIGPSGCGKSTLLRIVADLEQPSSGTVVVHGKSARQARLDQDYGIAFQQAGLLDWRTVQENVELPLQLHGIGKRERRSRSAELLEITGLTDFARRYPGELSGGMQQRVAIARALARKPPLLLMDEPFGALDEMTRERMQGELLRIAEETGAAVIFVTHSIPEAVFLSDRVVVMTPRPGRITAVLETGGWDRHADTDVRASDAFFAAVAAVRAALHEGHGTEPSTTAGRDIR, encoded by the coding sequence GTGACCGTCGAAGCATCCGTGGCCGAAGAGCCGCCCGCACCAGCCGATTCCGTCTCCGCCGTGGAGTTGAGCGCGGTCGGCAAGATCTTCACCGCGGGGGCGGTCACGGCGTTGCGGGAGGTGAGTCTGACGGTCGCCGCCGGTGAATTCGTCTCTCTCATCGGACCTTCCGGCTGCGGCAAGTCGACACTGCTGCGCATTGTCGCCGATTTGGAACAGCCGAGTTCGGGAACCGTTGTGGTGCACGGCAAATCCGCCCGCCAGGCGCGACTGGACCAGGACTACGGCATCGCCTTCCAGCAGGCCGGACTCCTGGACTGGCGCACCGTGCAGGAAAACGTCGAACTACCGCTGCAATTGCACGGTATCGGCAAGCGGGAACGCCGTTCCCGCAGCGCGGAACTGCTGGAGATCACCGGCCTGACCGATTTCGCCCGGCGCTATCCCGGCGAACTCTCCGGCGGTATGCAGCAGCGCGTCGCCATTGCCCGCGCCCTGGCCCGCAAACCGCCGCTGCTGCTCATGGACGAACCCTTCGGCGCACTCGACGAGATGACCCGCGAGCGCATGCAGGGCGAGCTGCTGCGCATTGCCGAAGAGACCGGGGCCGCGGTCATTTTCGTCACGCACTCCATTCCCGAGGCGGTATTCCTCTCCGATCGGGTGGTGGTCATGACGCCGCGACCCGGGCGCATCACCGCGGTGCTGGAAACCGGCGGCTGGGACCGGCACGCCGACACCGACGTGCGCGCGAGCGACGCCTTCTTCGCGGCGGTCGCCGCCGTGCGCGCCGCACTGCATGAAGGGCACGGCACCGAGCCGAGCACCACTGCGGGACGGGATATCCGGTGA
- a CDS encoding ABC transporter substrate-binding protein: protein MRSTTHKYRFRACLAAAVLGLAALTACSTSDSTTSDGLTKVKLQLQWFKQGQFAGYLAAVDQGFYKEQGLDVDILDGGTDIVPQTVLAQGQADYAIAWVPKALASREAGAGITDVAQIYQRSGTKQVSFKTTGISGPADLRGKKVGNWGYGNEFELFAGMTKAGLDPAKDVKLVQQQFDMNAFLSHDIDAAQAMSYNEYAQLLEVKNPATGKLYTPDDFNLIDWNDQGVGMLQDAIWANTDKLKDSKYADQTVKFIAASLKGWAFCRDNVDKCRDITVAAGSTLGASHQEWQITEVNKLIWPSPNGIGMVDKAAWDRTVAIAKTTRNQEGATVLTKDPDADAYTTEYATKALDLLKSQNVDVTGSGYTAKPVTLTEGGK from the coding sequence ATGAGAAGTACCACACACAAATACCGCTTCCGGGCCTGTCTGGCGGCCGCGGTGCTGGGCCTGGCAGCACTGACGGCGTGCAGTACATCCGACAGCACCACCTCCGACGGCCTCACCAAGGTGAAGCTGCAGCTGCAGTGGTTCAAACAGGGGCAGTTCGCCGGCTATCTGGCCGCTGTCGACCAGGGCTTCTACAAGGAGCAGGGCCTCGACGTCGATATCCTCGACGGCGGAACCGATATCGTGCCGCAGACCGTGCTGGCGCAGGGGCAGGCCGACTACGCCATCGCCTGGGTGCCGAAGGCCCTCGCCTCGCGGGAGGCCGGCGCGGGCATTACCGATGTGGCGCAGATCTACCAGCGCTCGGGCACCAAACAGGTCTCCTTCAAGACGACCGGGATCAGCGGCCCGGCCGATCTGCGCGGTAAGAAGGTCGGAAACTGGGGCTACGGCAATGAATTCGAGCTCTTCGCCGGGATGACCAAGGCCGGTCTGGACCCGGCCAAGGACGTCAAGCTGGTGCAGCAGCAGTTCGATATGAACGCCTTCCTCTCGCACGATATCGATGCCGCACAGGCGATGTCGTACAACGAGTACGCGCAGCTGCTTGAGGTGAAGAACCCGGCCACCGGAAAGCTGTACACCCCGGACGATTTCAATCTCATCGACTGGAACGACCAGGGCGTGGGCATGCTGCAGGACGCCATCTGGGCCAATACCGACAAGCTGAAGGACAGTAAGTACGCCGACCAGACGGTGAAGTTCATCGCCGCCTCGCTCAAGGGCTGGGCCTTCTGCCGCGACAATGTCGACAAGTGCCGGGACATCACCGTCGCCGCCGGCTCCACCCTCGGCGCGAGCCATCAGGAGTGGCAGATCACCGAGGTGAACAAGCTGATCTGGCCCTCGCCCAACGGCATCGGCATGGTGGACAAGGCCGCCTGGGACCGCACCGTCGCCATTGCGAAGACCACCCGCAATCAGGAGGGCGCGACCGTGCTCACCAAGGATCCCGATGCCGATGCGTACACCACCGAATACGCCACCAAGGCTCTCGACCTGCTGAAATCGCAGAATGTCGATGTGACCGGCAGTGGCTACACCGCCAAGCCGGTAACCCTCACCGAGGGCGGCAAATAA